A stretch of the Candidatus Neptunochlamydia vexilliferae genome encodes the following:
- the rpe gene encoding ribulose-phosphate 3-epimerase, with protein sequence MSQKEKIYIEPSIFAADFGHLADEAKRAEDAGADAIHFDIMDGHFVPNLSLSPKGLAAMNRATELYLDVHIMVYQPFEYIERLIENGADCITFHIEATEDVEETLEYIRKCGVHAGLAFCPDTSESLIPKYLDKCDKLLLMTVHPGFGGQEFIADVLEKIKFTRGLCDKLGVRQGGKVDPKLPPFDIQVDGGVDDKTAPLCIEAGANHLVAGTYLFKGDNMQEKITGLRG encoded by the coding sequence ATGTCACAAAAAGAAAAAATTTATATCGAGCCCTCCATCTTTGCCGCAGACTTTGGCCACCTCGCGGATGAGGCGAAACGGGCCGAGGATGCGGGCGCCGACGCGATCCACTTCGACATCATGGATGGCCACTTTGTTCCCAACCTGAGCCTGAGCCCGAAGGGACTGGCGGCGATGAATCGGGCCACGGAGCTCTATTTAGATGTTCACATCATGGTCTATCAGCCCTTCGAGTATATCGAGCGGCTGATTGAAAATGGGGCCGACTGCATCACTTTCCACATCGAGGCGACCGAAGATGTGGAAGAAACGCTCGAGTATATCCGGAAATGTGGGGTCCATGCGGGGCTCGCCTTTTGCCCGGACACAAGTGAGTCGCTCATCCCAAAATATTTGGACAAATGTGACAAGCTCCTCCTGATGACGGTCCATCCCGGCTTTGGGGGGCAGGAGTTTATTGCGGATGTCCTTGAAAAGATCAAGTTTACCCGCGGGTTGTGCGACAAGCTGGGGGTCCGGCAGGGGGGCAAGGTCGACCCGAAACTTCCTCCGTTTGACATTCAGGTGGATGGGGGTGTCGATGATAAGACGGCTCCTCTTTGTATTGAGGCGGGGGCGAACCATTTGGTGGCGGGAACCTACCTGTTTAAGGGCGATAACATGCAAGAAAAAATCACGGGGCTCCGCGGATGA
- a CDS encoding aspartate kinase produces the protein MKTIVMKFGGAALETPAHFGEVCAVIDARRGEYERVVVVVSAMQGMTDELEGLARQVAKEPARREMDMLISVGERISMSLLAMALEERGISAVSLTGSQSGIITSGDHNAAEIVAVRPTRIEKHLDEGKVVIVAGFQGVSEDKEITTLGRGGSDTSAVALGAALAAEKVEFFKDVLGVYSDDPKKNGGATLLEAISYEEALQFSEFVIHPASILLASKKGLPLHVMSFRKDQWRHYPGTSIGNKVH, from the coding sequence ATGAAAACGATTGTGATGAAGTTTGGGGGAGCGGCCCTTGAAACACCGGCCCATTTCGGGGAGGTGTGCGCCGTGATTGATGCGCGGCGGGGCGAGTATGAGCGGGTCGTTGTCGTGGTCAGCGCGATGCAGGGAATGACCGATGAGCTAGAGGGGCTTGCCCGGCAGGTGGCAAAAGAGCCTGCGCGGCGGGAGATGGATATGCTCATCTCGGTTGGCGAGCGGATCAGCATGTCCCTCCTCGCGATGGCCCTTGAGGAAAGAGGCATTAGCGCTGTGAGTTTGACGGGGAGCCAGTCGGGGATTATCACCTCAGGGGACCATAATGCGGCAGAGATTGTGGCGGTTCGCCCCACGCGGATTGAAAAACATCTGGATGAGGGGAAGGTCGTTATCGTTGCCGGCTTTCAGGGGGTGAGCGAAGACAAGGAGATCACGACACTGGGGCGGGGAGGGAGCGATACCTCAGCTGTTGCGTTAGGTGCGGCCCTTGCCGCTGAAAAGGTGGAGTTTTTTAAAGATGTTTTAGGGGTTTACTCTGACGATCCAAAAAAAAATGGGGGAGCGACCCTCCTCGAAGCGATTTCTTATGAAGAAGCACTTCAATTTTCTGAGTTTGTCATCCACCCCGCGTCTATTTTACTTGCATCAAAAAAGGGTTTACCTTTACACGTCATGAGTTTTAGGAAGGATCAGTGGAGGCACTATCCTGGAACATCGATTGGAAACAAAGTGCATTGA
- a CDS encoding elongation factor P, protein MTTTSNQISPGSTLSIDGKIYRVETSVRVTVAKGVPFIKTKLKNLMSDEVIEKNFKVDQEVEEVTLSERRLEFLYLEGKDYLFLDIDSLDNVTVSADVVGDKVNYLKEGIEIKALFYGDTIFSIELPQFLELMVIKLEDMKSKVSVSNATKIGILETGAKIEVPLFIEVGDIIKVDTHLGEYVQRI, encoded by the coding sequence ATGACGACGACAAGTAATCAAATTTCTCCGGGAAGTACCCTTTCGATCGATGGGAAGATCTATCGGGTCGAAACAAGTGTTCGGGTTACCGTTGCTAAGGGGGTCCCCTTCATTAAGACGAAGCTCAAGAACCTTATGTCGGATGAGGTGATTGAAAAGAACTTTAAAGTGGACCAAGAGGTGGAAGAGGTCACCTTAAGCGAAAGGCGCCTCGAGTTCCTCTACCTAGAAGGAAAGGATTACCTTTTCCTCGATATCGATTCTCTCGATAATGTAACCGTATCTGCCGATGTGGTGGGAGATAAGGTCAATTATCTCAAAGAGGGGATTGAGATTAAAGCATTGTTTTATGGTGACACGATCTTTTCGATCGAGCTTCCCCAATTCTTGGAGCTGATGGTCATCAAACTAGAAGATATGAAATCAAAGGTATCTGTTTCTAACGCGACCAAAATAGGAATTTTGGAAACGGGGGCAAAAATAGAAGTGCCATTATTTATCGAGGTGGGAGACATCATCAAGGTCGATACCCACCTTGGCGAGTATGTACAGAGGATATAA
- the rpsA gene encoding 30S ribosomal protein S1, translating to MSKDLEYDWNESKIIDDVEFQSEDAKLFKQLLDNKEEKAEEGSLSLMEVGQILKGTIVELTPDFVVVDVGLKSEGLIPVNEFLDPDELQMNNVIEVFLDRAEGEDGQIVLSREKARRQRQWEYIVEHCEEGSVVEGKVIRKVKGGLMVDIGMEAFLPGSQIDNRRIKNLDEYVDNIYDFKILKINIERKNIVVSRRELLEEERSSKKAELLENIAEGETRTGVVKNITDFGVFLDLDGIDGLLHITDMTWKRIKHPSEMVALNDELEVMILHIDKEKGRVALGLKQKESNPWEEIEERYPIGTRIKGKIVNLVPYGAFIEIEPGIEGLIHVSEMSWTKNVTDPSEIVNKGDELEAIVLSVQKEEGKISLGIKQTEQNPWEGVEEKFPVGSTVKAEIRNLTNYGAFVELEPGIDGLIHISDLSWIKKVSHPSEFLKKGDTVEALILSVDKESKKITLGVKQLADNPWEDIEKTLAAGAVVKGKVSKITAFGAFVELENGIEGLVHVTELSDKAFGKVEEVVSVGDEVTATVIKVDPEHKKVSLSIKEYLVETNQENRDDIVVTKQEEEDEEE from the coding sequence ATGTCTAAAGATCTAGAATACGATTGGAATGAAAGTAAAATCATCGACGATGTCGAATTTCAATCGGAAGATGCAAAATTATTTAAACAACTACTCGATAATAAAGAAGAAAAAGCCGAAGAAGGCTCCCTCTCACTCATGGAAGTCGGGCAAATCCTTAAAGGAACCATTGTCGAACTCACCCCAGATTTCGTCGTCGTCGATGTTGGCCTCAAATCTGAAGGGCTCATCCCCGTTAACGAATTTCTCGATCCCGACGAACTCCAAATGAACAATGTCATCGAGGTTTTCCTCGACCGCGCAGAAGGCGAAGATGGTCAGATCGTCCTCTCAAGAGAAAAAGCACGCAGACAACGGCAGTGGGAATATATCGTTGAACACTGCGAAGAAGGCTCGGTTGTCGAAGGGAAAGTCATCCGAAAAGTCAAGGGTGGCCTCATGGTCGATATCGGCATGGAAGCCTTCCTCCCCGGCTCTCAAATCGATAACAGACGGATCAAAAACCTCGACGAGTACGTTGACAACATTTACGACTTTAAGATCCTTAAAATTAACATCGAAAGAAAAAATATTGTGGTCTCTAGACGAGAACTTCTCGAAGAAGAAAGAAGTTCTAAAAAGGCTGAACTCCTCGAAAACATCGCAGAAGGAGAAACCCGCACCGGAGTGGTTAAAAATATCACCGACTTTGGTGTCTTCCTCGACCTGGATGGGATCGATGGCCTCCTCCACATCACCGATATGACCTGGAAACGGATCAAACACCCCTCTGAAATGGTCGCCCTAAACGACGAACTCGAGGTGATGATCCTCCACATCGACAAGGAAAAGGGACGTGTCGCCCTCGGCCTTAAACAAAAAGAGAGCAACCCTTGGGAAGAGATCGAAGAGCGTTACCCCATCGGAACCCGCATCAAAGGGAAGATCGTTAACCTCGTCCCCTATGGTGCGTTCATCGAAATCGAGCCAGGGATCGAAGGACTCATCCACGTCTCTGAAATGTCATGGACCAAAAATGTGACCGACCCAAGCGAAATCGTCAATAAAGGGGACGAACTCGAAGCGATCGTCCTTTCGGTTCAAAAAGAGGAAGGAAAAATCTCCCTCGGCATCAAGCAAACCGAACAAAACCCCTGGGAAGGTGTGGAAGAAAAATTCCCTGTGGGAAGTACGGTTAAAGCAGAGATCCGAAACCTCACCAACTACGGAGCATTTGTCGAGCTCGAGCCAGGAATCGATGGCCTTATCCACATTTCTGACCTCAGCTGGATCAAAAAGGTTTCCCACCCTTCCGAATTCCTGAAGAAGGGAGACACGGTCGAAGCTCTTATCCTTTCTGTAGATAAAGAGAGTAAAAAAATTACCCTCGGAGTGAAGCAACTCGCAGACAATCCTTGGGAAGACATTGAGAAAACCCTTGCTGCAGGAGCTGTTGTTAAGGGAAAGGTCTCTAAAATTACCGCTTTCGGCGCTTTCGTTGAGCTTGAAAATGGAATCGAAGGACTCGTCCACGTCACAGAGCTTTCTGATAAAGCTTTTGGAAAAGTTGAAGAGGTTGTCTCTGTTGGCGATGAGGTCACTGCAACAGTGATCAAGGTAGATCCGGAACATAAAAAGGTCTCCCTTTCCATTAAAGAGTACCTCGTCGAAACCAACCAAGAGAACCGCGATGATATCGTCGTCACAAAACAAGAAGAAGAGGACGAGGAAGAGTAA
- a CDS encoding HAD family hydrolase, with product MLVIFDLDDTLIDTSGSILPAVLKHALKEMEGVGLSMASFNRSYQELLRLNTYHLSAGEAIEEFLEINRAPSQCLDVALKAVYEKPLFTEGVQPVEDAVEVLRELHANHPLVLVSKGKEKIQREKMKRAGISTDFFTKLYFCEKGEKKKIYQKVSEEMGISPQSAVVCGDRISLDLAPAKALGYKTVQLKWGRGLGNTGFKKDVDYTILHLRELKSLLENFKNG from the coding sequence TTGTTAGTCATCTTTGATTTAGACGATACATTGATCGATACCAGCGGTTCGATCCTCCCCGCCGTTTTAAAGCATGCCTTAAAAGAGATGGAAGGGGTCGGCCTTTCCATGGCAAGTTTTAACCGCTCCTACCAGGAACTTTTACGCTTAAATACCTACCACCTCAGTGCAGGAGAGGCGATCGAAGAGTTTTTGGAGATCAACCGGGCTCCGTCGCAGTGTCTCGATGTGGCGCTGAAGGCGGTCTATGAAAAACCTCTCTTTACCGAGGGGGTCCAACCGGTCGAAGATGCGGTTGAGGTGTTAAGAGAGCTCCACGCGAACCATCCTCTCGTCCTCGTCTCAAAGGGGAAGGAAAAAATTCAGAGGGAAAAGATGAAAAGAGCTGGCATTTCAACAGATTTTTTTACTAAACTTTATTTTTGTGAGAAGGGTGAGAAAAAAAAGATTTACCAGAAAGTGAGCGAAGAGATGGGAATTTCTCCACAGAGTGCGGTTGTTTGTGGGGATCGAATCTCTCTTGATCTTGCTCCAGCTAAGGCGCTTGGGTATAAGACCGTCCAATTAAAGTGGGGGCGCGGCCTAGGTAATACTGGATTTAAAAAGGATGTTGATTATACTATATTACATCTGAGGGAGTTAAAATCTCTTTTGGAAAACTTTAAAAATGGGTGA
- a CDS encoding gluconeogenesis factor YvcK family protein codes for MKKVVVMGGGTGNFTVLRGLKSHDVDISAIVSMADDGGSTGILRDELGVLPPGDVRQCLVALSDSSRLMRSVMNYRFENGGLGGHSLGNLLLSALEKVTGSFERAVEEMGRILYIKGKVIPVTTHQVRLKMILNNRKILEGEKEIYLSHEIEKGYSKIYLEPFPKANPHAISEIQNADLIVLGPGGLHTSIIPLLLVEGVARALKESHAKKVYVSNLMNRKGQTMGYKVSDYIRDVVEYLGDDIFDYILVNNQMPTEELIKKYAEEGDLVQNDLTEPRIVSAPLLGEVAESRVGDTLIKRSLIRHNSKQVTKELMKIVSHL; via the coding sequence ATGAAGAAAGTGGTTGTCATGGGGGGCGGAACGGGGAACTTTACCGTTTTGCGGGGGCTGAAGAGTCACGATGTTGACATCAGCGCCATCGTCTCAATGGCAGATGACGGGGGAAGCACCGGCATTTTGCGCGATGAGCTGGGGGTCCTTCCCCCAGGCGATGTGCGGCAGTGTTTGGTCGCCCTGTCTGACTCGTCGCGGCTGATGCGAAGTGTGATGAACTACCGCTTTGAAAATGGGGGGCTCGGCGGCCATAGCTTGGGCAATTTACTTTTGTCGGCTTTGGAAAAGGTGACGGGGAGTTTTGAGCGGGCTGTCGAAGAGATGGGACGGATCCTCTACATCAAGGGGAAGGTCATTCCGGTGACGACACACCAGGTCCGTCTAAAGATGATCCTCAACAACCGGAAGATTCTGGAGGGAGAAAAGGAGATCTACCTTTCCCACGAGATTGAAAAGGGATATAGCAAGATTTACCTCGAGCCTTTCCCAAAGGCAAACCCCCATGCGATTTCTGAAATTCAAAATGCCGACCTGATCGTTTTGGGACCGGGAGGGTTGCACACCTCGATCATCCCTCTTCTTTTGGTGGAAGGGGTGGCGCGCGCCCTGAAGGAAAGCCACGCCAAGAAGGTCTACGTCTCCAACTTGATGAACCGGAAAGGGCAGACGATGGGCTACAAGGTGAGCGATTACATCCGCGATGTGGTCGAGTATTTAGGAGATGATATCTTCGATTATATTTTGGTCAACAACCAGATGCCAACAGAAGAGTTGATCAAAAAATATGCCGAGGAAGGGGATCTTGTTCAAAACGATTTAACAGAGCCGCGCATTGTCTCTGCCCCCCTTTTAGGAGAGGTGGCAGAAAGTCGGGTGGGCGATACCTTAATTAAACGGAGCTTGATCCGCCACAATTCGAAACAAGTGACAAAAGAGTTGATGAAAATTGTTAGTCATCTTTGA
- the accB gene encoding acetyl-CoA carboxylase biotin carboxyl carrier protein: MDIDKIKELMEAMEDKGMTKVALEEENGFKIELERRAEFEAAPYPQVMPAPMPVAQTPAPEQITEQKEAAKPAAPSEGEDITSPMVGTYYASPSPEDDAFVKVGDTVTEGTVVCIIEAMKVMNEVKAEKSGVVAEIYVDNAQPVEFGTKILRIK, from the coding sequence GTGGATATAGATAAGATTAAAGAGCTGATGGAAGCCATGGAAGATAAGGGAATGACAAAAGTCGCCCTTGAGGAAGAAAATGGCTTTAAAATTGAGCTAGAGCGAAGAGCGGAATTCGAAGCGGCCCCTTACCCACAAGTCATGCCAGCACCTATGCCAGTTGCTCAAACTCCTGCTCCAGAGCAAATCACCGAGCAAAAAGAAGCGGCCAAACCTGCTGCTCCCTCTGAAGGAGAAGATATTACCTCTCCGATGGTGGGAACTTACTATGCTTCCCCCTCTCCGGAGGATGACGCCTTTGTCAAGGTAGGAGATACCGTGACCGAGGGAACCGTTGTCTGTATCATCGAAGCGATGAAGGTAATGAACGAGGTAAAAGCAGAGAAGAGCGGTGTTGTTGCTGAAATTTATGTCGATAATGCGCAACCTGTAGAATTTGGAACCAAAATTTTGCGAATCAAATGA